The following coding sequences lie in one Pan paniscus chromosome X, NHGRI_mPanPan1-v2.0_pri, whole genome shotgun sequence genomic window:
- the TAF9B gene encoding transcription initiation factor TFIID subunit 9B: MAARWTADSDESDEGWSLSEEPASSPLSSVSADDEWLDNMESGKMAPPKNAPRDALVMAQILKDMGITEYEPRVINQMLEFAFRYVTTILDDAKIYSSHAKKPNVDADDVRLAIQCRADQSFTSPPPRDFLLDIARQKNQTPLPLIKPYAGPRLPPDRYCLTAPNYRLKSLIKKGPNQGRLVPRLSVGAVSSKPTTPTIATPQTVSVPNKVATPMSVTSQRFTVQIPPSQSTPVKPVPATTAVQNVLINPSMIGPKNILITTNMVSSQNTANEANPLKRKHEDDDDNDIM; the protein is encoded by the exons ATGGCGGCCAGGTGGACGGCTGATTCTGATGAGTCTGATGAG GGGTGGAGCCTGAGCGAGGAGCCCGCgagctctcctctctcctctgtctccgcGGATGACGAGTGGCTGGATAACATGGAGTCGGGCAAGATGGCGCCTCCCAAGAACGCTCCGAGAGATGCCTTG GTGATGGCACAGATCCTGAAGGATATGGGAATCACAGAGTATGAACCAAGGGTTATAAATCAAATGTTGGAATTTGCTTTCC GTTATGTGACTACAATTCTGGATGATGCAAAAATTTATTCGAGCCATGCTAAGAAACCTAATGTTGATGCAGATGATGTGAGACTGGCAATCCAGTGTCGTGCTGACCAATCTTTTACCTCTCCTCCCCCAAGAGAT tttttactgGATATCGCAAGGCAGAAAAATCAAACCCCTTTGCCACTGATTAAGCCATATGCAGGACCTAGACTGCCACCTGATAGATACTGCTTAACAGCTCCAAACTATAGGCTGAAGTCCTTAATTAAAAAG GGACCTAACCAAGGGAGACTAGTTCCACGATTAAGTGTTGGTGCTGTTAGTAGCAAACCTACTACTCCTACTATAG CAACCCCACAAACGGTGTCTGTCCCAAATAAAGTTGCAACTCCAATGTCAGTGACAAGCCAAAGATTTACGGTGCAGATTCCACCTTCTCAGTCCACACCTGTCAAACCAG TTCCTGCAACAACTGCAGTTCAAAATGTTCTGATAAATCCTTCAATGATTGGGCCCAAAAATATTCTTATTACCACCAACATGGTTTCGTCACAGAACACGGCCAATGAAGCAAACCCACTGAAGAGAAaacatgaagatgatgatgacaatgatattATGTAA